The DNA window cttattaaaatatgattgtaattattttttcttagtttAAAGATTGTATTGAGACCAAAGCAGTTTTCACAATATATGATAGTTACAATGAAACCATCGTTTGCATTAGCTGGAACACAAGAAATCCTACAAAACCGAGACCGAGGAAAAGTTCCGTATGAAGATCTTCGTTGAGAACAAGCTTGACGCGGAAAAACACAACCGGCGCTTCGAGCGCGGCCAGGAGACGTACCGCCTCGGCACCAACAAGTACTCGGACCTGCTGCACCACGAGTTCGTGCACATGATCGGATTTAACCACACCGCCAAGTGAGTGGACGCTTGTTCCCAATACACATAACAATTTCtacaaaatcttttatatttttacgaactTACATGTTTGTACAAGCTACTTGTAATGTAGGCAAGATTATAATGTCTTGATATTTGTTTGAAAGAAGCTTTGGGTCTCAGATTATACGTCGTATTAATAACGGCTatgtttaacaatttaattttcttagcgGCGATTTCTGTAAAACTCAGTCTACTCGTCAAACCATTAATAAGGGGGACCCTTGTAGCTTGGAATGTATAGCgacacatacatttttataattgtaacattTCGAGTCATAAATTTGATAATCggtttctttttctatttaacAGTCTATAATTGACTCTATGCGATGCAATGAATCGAAGCAAAGTTCTGTATTCGAAAGAGCATTGTTTACGACTCAGATATTGCTTGGcgtctatttaatttaaatataaaagaacacACAGACGCAGTCCACACAGCAAACAATACAGCCCTAGGAGATCTTAAACTGTAAACATCAATCCTCTCAATTCGATTACTCCGGTACGAGAGCAAAAATTTGAGTGCGTTTCTAATGCTTCCTAAGCAGCATTTCATGTTGCATACAAAGGAAGGCCTTAGATAAGTTACAAAGTATCTCTTAAGTATTCTTTGACCCCAGGctcaatttattgttttgataagACAGAAAAGTGGTGATTATACATAtcaattatcatatattaatatatatatgtgtacataaaaatattgaaaacaaagaAAAGTGGGAACTTCACTGGGAAATTcacttattaatattcaataaattaaaaaaacgtcatgttcaattattcaataattcaaaAGAGCCACCTACCGATGTAAAAGTCGCAGCATCGATCGTGAACCCTTGGGCCCTTGACATTCCCACTCCTAACGCAAGCGTTAAGCTTAAATGGAGGGGTAAAGAGGTATATTAGTGATTCCTAATAATGGGGAATGGCtactattctatttttttaaataaatatatggttattgatgaaataaacattaattattaatattatttatatttttactttttcaatgcTCTCGATTTATCGAGGTTTTATTTTCCGTTTTTGCGGGATTTTGTCCAAACAAAAACGGTCAGGACTACCTAATCATTAGATAAGAATTTCCGAACAATTGTACTTGTATTGAGTATGACtgctttctgtaataaaataaaagtgagtttgtgaatagtattattataaatgatttgtaGCTGTGTGTACAATAGACTCCACCTGGTGAGAAGAGATAATGAGGAGTGAATTGTCTGTCGGCAGCCTCAAGGAGGGACTAACTTTGCGCGGCGCTACGTTCCTGTCACCTACCAACTTGGCGGCACCGAAGACGATGGACTGGCGCACGGAGGGCCTAGTCACCGAAATCAAGGACCAAGGAAGTTGCGGTTCCGGCTGGGCATTCAGCGCCGTGAGTGTCTACCCTCCGCACCCACACCACCCTCCTCCACGCACAACATCCACGAAACACGGCCCTTGTTCCAATGATAGAATGTTACCCATGAATATTTAGTTAGGTGCAATATATGTACGTTGTAATGGCATCAGCTACTTACAGTATAAGGCGGCAAACTCAAAACAGGTAACTAAGAAAAGTTACACTATAATGTAGTgattttcttacatatatatactataaacatttaaaaataaatgttaggtCACCCTACTCAGCTCTGTGAGGGGATCGGCAAGAGGAAAAGGAGAGTATTcgaggttttaattttttttcttaaatatcatCCACCAATCCTGAGTTATATAGGGGTCCATATTCAGGACTGTTTCTTCGCACAagaagatgaataataaacacaaatgaacaCGAAATCCCACCTACCGTACTCACGGGGACACGTCGTCAGCTCTGTTAGCTTTTATTAAATGTTCATAACTAAACTGTAACCTAACCGCTACCGTAGACGGGCTCGCTGGAGGGGCAGCAATTCCGCAGTAGCGGCACCCTCGTGTCGCTTTCGGAGCAGAATCTGATCGACTGCTCGAAAAATTACGAGAATAACGGCTGCAAAGGCGGTTCCGTGCCTCACGCCTTCACTTACATCCGTGACAATGGAGGCATCGACACGGATGAGAGCTACCCCTACGAAGAGGACGACGAAGACAAGTGCAGGTAAGCTCGAGCGTTAGCCGTACCGATGGTCAACTTATGTCTACTAGCCCGCCCAGCCACTAAACGTTGGCCGTTACAGGTACAACCCCAGGAATGTGGGCGCGAAAGTATCGGGTTTCGTGGACCTGCCGAAGGGTAACGAGAAAAAGCTAATGGATGCCGTGTCCTCCGTGGGGCCTGTCTCTGTTACCATCGACGCTAGCCAGCCGTCCTTCCAGAAATACACCACTGGAATCTACTACGACAGCAGATGCTCCTCCACCAGGCTCAATCATGCGGTGAGTCGGAGAGCTTAATCCTTATAGTTTTAAGTACTAagtagttttagttttttagttttagttgtaCAAATAGTATAACTCTCAAATCAAATACTAAACAGTTTATGCCAATTTACGGTGATTACATGTTATTAGTCACAGTACATGTTATTAGAGAGGAAAGTCgtaattttaactaaacattATCGATCTAACCTAGTTCCGTCGTCCATCCGTAGGTGCTGGTGGTAGGCTATGGCTATGAAGAGGTTGGCGGCGACTACTGGCTCATCAAGAACTCGTGGGGACGCTCGTGGGGGATGCTCGGCTACATGAAGTTGGCACGCAACCGCGACAACCACTGTGGCATCGCTTCGGCTGCTTCCTACCCGCTCGTCTGAGCGCCCACtgattatactattttaatatccaCGACGTGAAGCGACAGACATATCAGATTCCAGAAATTCCAAAATGTTCAACAAAGTTTTTATTAGGTCATGCATTATgagatatagatttaaatatatatatattaaatattttgtaaaaactatCTGTTTCATTGTCCTCCACATTACGGCGTAAGGAGTTAGTAGCGAGTGCACAAGTGTCAAGCAATTATCGCTCCTATTATGACCGAGCACAGCGCGGTAACTCCCGAACGTAGTTTCGGTTTCGGTTTCGAGAAACGAAGTTAGGTTAGGTGCGTGCACGACAACTTCCGAATTCAGTTTCGGTTTCGGTTTCGGTTTCAGCGGAGTTTCGGCCAAAAATCAAGTTTCCATGGCAGTTTCGGTTTCGGCCAAAATTGGCCGAAACTTTTACCTAGAACTTTCGGTCGGACACTAATCATAACATACCTTGGAAATCAAAACGACCACCTGCAGGCCGCTTCGAACAGatatatgtaaaatagtatTGTAAAAACAACTGTTGAAATTATGGATATAAAAAGAGAATAGCCAGTGACTCTCTTTCGACGAAATACGAAAAGGatgaggtgttatacttttagtgAAAATGTTTGCACAATTACTCCAAGGTTTCAACTGCAAACAGAACAACGAAACAATTTAAAAGCGAGACTAATATTTGCATTGTTGGCTCGCTTCATCTTTTCCGTAGTGATTCCGGCTTTAAACACTGTTTCCCTGAGAGACGGGGCCGGTAtgtcaacgcatgtagcgtTCCACATATGTGTTCAAAGCACTGCGGTGTTCTCAGTTGGAGACCTATTGTTACGTTGTTGGAAACATGCATTGTCTAAAAGTTTACTGAGATTTCGAGAGGGTAACGCATACAAGCAGTGGCAGGTGATAAAGCTAGACACGGTTTTTTGCACTTgttcaattttaatgtaaaattatgtaGTGTAACGGAAACCAAAGGCGAATTTATGTTTGCTAATTCCTCAGGGATAAAGtatcaaacatataaataatcgaacACCGAACAACAAtactgtataattaattattgtaatcattcCGTAAgagtaagaaaaaatataagttatttacaGAGGCTAACCTCATTAGCGACGAGTAGTTTGCagatataaatgtttgtttgaatataatttaacttgcgTAACTTCACATAGTATACGACTACAGTCGTCAAGTCAATGCATCTCTTTATCTTGAGCTCGAAATAAATCACTCGCCTACTACTCACTCGTACTAATCACAGGAGAGAGGGCCTTTCCCAGATCTGGAGCGAGTAAACAGATCCAAAAGCATTTCATAACGTCACGCAGCCTTTAAAAAACCGACATCAACGCTTTGGGATAACTCAAATTTAAGTCACAAATTGTCTAGCGTATACAGCAAGACCTCGGTTTGTTAGATATGTCCATCTAATACACGAACATAGTGATTGTTTATGGGATTATCTTAGTGGTTTGGATCTAAAAAGCGAAGCGTTTCAAGGTCACTGGAGTTTCGTTTACCGACTTACATTGTTTATGATTGAGTTAAGAAAAATGACGATTAATTCGTATTATGAAACTAAAAATTGTAAGAGTAAAGAAGAATGGCTACCAAAGTAAGGACCCCTAGCCGCTCCCCACGTGTTGGCAACATTTTTACAAAGAGATTTTTATGATCCGAGAGTATTATTCAGTATCGTTGTAACCtcagtttttattgttttgatcgAGCATGAAGTCACACGTGTAAGGTGGATCGGAGCCCGTAAGGTCGATCATCGAGCACTCGTGGTGTGCACGAACTCGTGGTGCAGCTTGTCCGCATACTTGTTGACTCCGAGGCGGTACATCACCTGGCCGCGCTCGAAGCGCCGGTTGTGCTCCTCCATCATAAGCTTGTTCTGAACGTAGATCTTCATACGGAACTTTTCCTCGATCTCGTTTTCGTACGATTTCTGGTGTTTGTGCTAATGCAAACGATGGGTTTATTGTCACTTTCATATTGCAAAAACGAAAAGAGATTTTGTAATTTCTTATTGGTCTAATGTTAAAGTTGGGATTCCATAAATGTAGTCAATCatgttttgttttctattattttaaaaaccaaagaggtatcatcagcaaacaatactatatcatgtttgttcccagcaagaaagggcaagtgattattgtattgtataaacagaaaaggtccaagaattgatccttgagggacctcCATACTTACTGTGACCCAAGGAGACCTTTttcctttaacgtcaaccctctgtaTTCTATTATTAAGATAAGTAGTCTGAAGGTCGAGCACATGCTCTAACTCCATAATGATAAAGTTTCCTgtccagagtttcatgttgaaaaaaatgaaaggcaaacaacaacaaaacagaaaatccctaaggcatcctgtgactccccCTAGGTTTCAAAGATATTCCTTATAAGCTCGATACCTGCGTTGCTAGCGAGCGacgacccctcgtaaatccaaatgGTTTACTATGAAGCAGAATATGTGATACTGCTGAATTATGCCAAtaattgatttagatttttttttaaatattttgctacGGGACCTACCCTTATATAGTATTGAgattggcctatagttgttaGGGTCTGAAGaactaccagatttaaatattggaataacTTTACTATGTTgcatcaggtcaggaaatatACTACACTggactttgtatttcaaatctTGGAGTTACTATTGAGTTTTTGgtggttcttcttggtagaaccTACATTattaaccggtggtagctttacatttagtacagatgtaaaaaaatatgattataaagtTTTCGTAACGTTGACGTTTGGTATCATGCAGCATTTATATCACGCGCATTTCATGGGAACAATCAGAACACAAGATGCTCACGAAATCCATTGATCGTATGGCGTTTCAGTTAAATAGAGTCCGAAAAGTTGCTGTTTATTACTTAGACATTGGAGTCCGATACCGAACTCAATAAGAACAAAATTTGCTTgaaaaactagtataatatattcttgtaatctAGTACTTGTATCGTTGGCTAATAAGATGGCTTATAAGTAAGTGAACAAATCAAAAGAAAGAAAACAGAACACTCGCTTTGGcacattcttttttataaaaatgttgtaaaaaaagattgattatatagaaactaatgctatttaaaattaaatcaatgatctgttttatatatacatctaaATTAGTAGTTGTAGGTGCGAACAGCTGCATTAGTATTTAACAAGTAGTACTCGACACGTCACGACATGCACGTCACGTCGATATGTTACTGTGCTGTGATATTGTGCGAACTGGATTTTGGAACAAGATTTTGTCTAATGGATCATCCATTAGACAAAATCTTGTTCTTCAGCGAGAGATAATACTcgtagatattataaatagcgactttcttaatatattaatgtatttcattCGGTTCCATAAAAGTCGAATTAAAGCGAAGGTAAATGAAACAGGTCggctttaaaaaatgtttaattattatttttcttctttatctCATGAATTAATaaccaataattattaacttaacgCTAGGAATCTAAGATAGCTGGCACGCTTTACGTCGTGGATATTAAAACGAATAGTCAGTCGGAGTGTAGCTTAGACGAGCGGGTAGGAGCCGAACGAAGCGATGCCGCAGTTGTTGCCGCGGTTGCGCGCCATCTTGATGTAGCCGTTCTCCCCCCACGAGCTTCCCCACGAGTTCTTTACGAGCCAGTAGTCACCGCCCTCTTCGTCTGTACCGTAGCCCACCACCAGCACCTGCGGACAGACGGACCGAAATAAGCCACAAAAATAGGACTTACTAACTATAGTGATGCTAAATGACTTCAGTGAGGGCAAATCATTCAATCTGATTTGTAAtgagtatataattgtataaatacggTAACAGGACATGTATAATGCGTAACATGAGCGCTAAGCAGCTGCAACGAACGGTGTATTGATTTGAAACGTTTAcatgaactattattattattacttaataagcCATTGCAGTGAATCAGCTCGTGATGTGTCTAAGATGAGTTCCTGATAAACTACTTTCATTAAATGAAGTGTAAACTTATTTAGATACGATGGTTAAGCCTGCTTTACCACTACCTCTATCTATACCATCttactcataatattataacgtaGTCGTTccaacttttatttcttttttaaacacaattttttaacgAGTTAGTCAACTTAAAACCATAAAGATTGAGTTAAGAGCCAAACTCACCCCGTGACTCAGGTTGCTGGAGGAGCACTGCTCGTCGTGGTAGACTCCAGAAGAGTAGAGCTGGAAGGACACCCGGCTGGCGTCAATGGCGACAGAGACGGGCCCCACGTTGGCCACAGCCTGCTTCAGTATTTCCTCGTCACCCTCCGGCAGGTCCATGAATCCCACGACTTCCGCGCCCACATTAACTGGGTCGAACCTGCGACGGTCGGCGTTTAGTGGCTGGAAGGGCTAGTGGTCGACGGTACCTTTATTACGCCCGACATTCACGCGTACCTGCAGGTTTTGACGCATTCCTCGTAGGGGTAGCTCTCCTCTGTGTCGATGCCTCCGTTTTCGTGGATGTATGTGTAGGCATAGGGCATGAGGCCACCATTGCAGCCGAGGTTTCCGTACGCGAATGAGCAATCGATCAGGTTTTGCTCCGACAGCGAGACAAGGATGTTGCTCTTGCGGAATTGCTGCCCCTCGAGTGAGCCCGTCTGTGGAAAAGAATAAAAGCAAATAGAGTCGACCACGTGTCCCCGTGAGCGCGGTGGGAGACGTTTCGGGCCACtcgtttgtgtttataattcatcttccTGTGCGAAGCGACGTTTTTTCTAAAATACGcacattgtatataaaatggTACGAACTACTGGGTCACCCCCGAAACTtggcgtttattcaacagatttttaggaaTTGCGAAACCTATAGGTTGCGataggttttgttttgttttcatttcattgtaaactgcaactcactcatctacatttgccgccaaaattatgaaaccatattcaaatgaaattttaattgtcattaGTTCAGTTACAACTGGAGCTTGTTGtcaacaatttactttaattttatttaaaataaactcaacaatttataactaaaacatggtagtttaaaaataataataatttgtttaataaatggtCGATGCAATGAACTGTGAGCATTGTACTTATTGTAATTTTACGCATACGAAGACGTTTCTGGTGAATGTTTCTTCTCCATTAATGACATGATGCTGCGAGTTGTACTCAATTGGTATCTCGACGGAGTTTTCAGAATGGACTTGAGATATTGCAACGTATAGTTGACCGTGTGAGGAGACCAGGCTCGGCAAATAAAGGCCGACATGGCCAATGCCAACTTGACTGGGAATTGGCGACACTTCAGAAGGAGAGGGAACGCTGTGTTGATTTGTGCTCAGTAAGTGTGGTGTGGGTGCGTTGCTCGGACACTTACGGTACTGAAAGCCCAGCAGGAGCCGCAGCTTCCTTGGTCCTTGACTTCGGTGACGGCACCAAGCGAGCGCCAGTCCACCAGCTCCGGTATCGCCACGTTGGCAGGCGGCAAGTACGTGGCCCCGCGCAAGCTTGGTGTCTTATTGACACTGCCGACAGACAACAAATACTCATCACTAAGTCAATCGTAGAACAAAATATCAGTTAGCTTCAgataaaagtaatattcaaaTTGATACTATACTATAGTAGCTTCTCAAGATATACTTGATAATGTGATTGATTCGTTCGTAAATTGTGCGTAAACGTAAGTGTGAACGCTTTTACAACAGAATCCCAGCACgtccaaaattattcaattgcaAAACTCTAAAATATCGTTAAAGGTACCTTTGTGCGTtggagaatattataaaattaatgacttaTGACATGATAATACACCTTGGAAATGAAAACGACCCGCCGTAGGTCGTTTCAAACAGAAAAATTGTATTCTGAATAAAACTGTTGGAAAAAgggtaaaataagaaaatagtcACAATGAATTTCTttcaaaaaaatacgaaaaggacgaggtgttatacttttagtaAAGGTTTTTGAAAAATTACTACAGGGTTTCAACTgcacaaagatataatttaaaacgagaGACCAGCAGGGGCCAGTGTTTCAACGCGAGTAGCGTTCCACATATATGCTCAAAGCACTGCGGTGTTCCAATTCGGAGACTATTATAATAGATAGCGCGCAACagaaaaaacaacaaacaaaaaaccGTGTCAATGTCTCCCGTTGCACTTATTAAATTTTggtgtaaaattataaagtgaAACGGGGGACCAATAGCGAATTCGCAAGTTTTTGTTTAGTAGCTTCCTTAGggacaaaataacaaaaatatgaataatcgAACAACACTGTATAGTGTGGTTGTtcggttaattaattattataaattatttacagagGACAAACTCATTAGCGACAAATAGCTTACagttataaatgtttgtttgaatatattgaattttgcaaatcatataattaaattccacAATTTCCGAGGTCAAACTAAATCACTCGCCGAGAAAAATGTCCTAATTACGAGAGACAGTGCCTTTCCCAGAACTAAAGCGAGCAAACAGACCTAAATGCAATTAATGACGTCACGCAGCCTTTGAAGCTCGTTGACTTACTcgtttgttacaaaatatattaccaaGTACTTCCACATGTATTGAATTTGGATTCAAATAAACACCGGACAACAAGCCTTGGGAGCAACTCAAATTTAAATCACGTTGTTTAGAGTAAATAGAAATAGACTGGGTTTGTTAgacatatacaattaataaacaaattattaattgtctATGGTATTAGTGGTTTGGATCTAAACAGCGGAGCGTTTTAAGGTTACTGGAATTTCGTTTAtccatttacattatttatgattGAGGTGAAAAATATGACAATTATTTCGTGTTATGTTACTAAGGACCAattgatttaatgtaatattaagatattttgcaACGACAAAGACAGAGTCGCTCGCGTCCGTAGGAATCACCAACTGTCGTTGATCACCCTACACGTATCCCCTGGTTGGTGCAACCGACAACAACCACGCCGGGTCACAGGCGGCGGTCGATTAACCTGTTAAGGCCACCGCAAACCAAGGGATGTTAAATAGTTGCAATACTGACTTGGGAAATTAGTATGTGTTTTTTCtcccaaataataataataataataaatattggacaacatcacatacattactctgatcccaatgtaagtagctaaagcacttgtgttatggaaatcagaagtaacgacggtaccacaaaaacacccagacccaagacaacatagaaaactaatgaactttttctacatcgactcggccgggaatcgaacccgggacctcggagtggtgtacccatgaaaaccggtgtacacactactcgaccacggaggtcgtcaataataAAGATAGATAGACGTAAAGATTGTACGCGGTGCTCTCCGGTACCCAGACCGGGGAGTGTGAAATTAGCTACCGAAGTCTTGATGGATGGACTTGTTTTCTCACTTCTTCTCAAGTCTAGGAAATCGCTTCATAGCAGGAGGCTCCAAACATATTAATTGGGGTTCGAGACTAAATACAACTAAGGGAAAACAACTAAAGTTGAGCGTCGATATAAATcacttaaatacaattgtatcatCAGAACCTACTTACTGGCCGGCCGATCGCGCTCGAATCCCGGACATACTTGACTTCTTCCTAACAAAAGGACTCTCCAAACAGTATAAGAAGATCGAGTCGTGTGCTGATGGGTCATCTGATCACACCCCAGTTTTACTAAATATCAGCTCAACTATAATTGAAGACGAGATAACTACACTATTATATAACCAGCATACTGATTGGCCCTCTTTCAGGAAACACATTGAAGAAAACCGTGATCTAAACATCAGACTGAATGAAGCATGACAATGACGTTACACGTGTAAGATGGATCGGATCTCGTAAGGTTTATTATCGCAGTACAGCCGTGCACTCACTTGGCGGTGCGGTTGAACCCGTTCATGGTCATGAACTCGTGCTGCAGCATGTCCGCGTACTTGTTGACGCCGAGTCGGTACGTCACCTGGCCGCTCTCGAAGAGCTGGTTGTGCTTCTTAATCTTAAGCTTGTTCTCAGCGTAGATCTTCATACGGAACAGTTCTTCGATCTCGTTTTCGTACGATTTCTGGTGTATGAGCTAATGCAAACGATGGGTTTATTGCCACTTTCATATTGCaaaaattaaatcgttatatataaatatgtgtaacGGAGCGCAATTGAAGATCTTATAAAATCATCAATAAATGACTACCGTCTTGATGATTTGGTTAAATCTTTGTATGTGATGCAGAGTGATGGTGACGTTAGACAACTGAGTTATGTGTGGCCTACCGACGGTGGTGACGACACTTGGACAGTATCGCCGCGCATTGCGCTACAATGGAATCATTGGCGCTATATTACATTGAGTAGCGTATTTAGGATATTGCATAAATTGAAACCTTCAtggtatgattttgacgtatgacgtactttcCTTCTCGTGTGGCCGGGCTTAaaagttagccagtgtaatgaACTATTATCCTTCTCATATCAGACATATAATATCACGCATcccttggctgtgttcttcaagtgtgaagaccaagggagcgctcccaagaagaaagtGTTTTCAAAAGTAAAAGCCCGGATTTCGAGCTACCAACTTCCTTTTGTCCTCATCTTAATACAGTCCACTTATCTCTCGCacgtatatattgtattaataccAATTTATGGCGACCACAGCGAACATTGAAAGTAAATACTAAACTTATAACTTATATCTGGGCACGTGATTTTGTTTACCTTGAAGGCTTTCCATTCATCGAGGATGAAGTCGACGAAGCTGTCGGCACCGACCACCGCCACCACCACCAACAGCACAGCCAGGCTCCTCATTGTGTTATCTATATTAAAGTTGCAAAAATTGCCATTATTACAAAAATGCGAGTCTCGAAAAAATgcgaaatatatttgtacaaaagtAACCGTTTTTAttctgtacatatatttaaacgaaacaGGATGTTAACACCTACTTGAACACAAAGAAACACTCGGTacttgttttatggaaaaatGGAATTTAGTTTGTAATCTGAAAACTTAGTTACAGCAGTCCGCCCCGAGCCCGACTTCGTTGgggttaaataaagattttatctcGCCAAGCTTTATTTAATCAATctcaaaatatgtaaaaatccattcaaatatgtacaaaaatcaatattaatcatTTGGAGCGACATTCAAATAGAAAtactaaataacaataaatattaataaaaattaaaatattaatatttttgtgcacTTGTTTTGTGCGACTACGAATACCTGGAACTTTTTGATAATATAGTTCAAACATTATCAACTGGTTTTATTACAGTATTgagtattatgattttatttgctAAACAGGCTGAATACTATAAGCATTACGAATTAGTATGGCCTGGCTAGATTCATTTTTGCGAACATATATTACGCACTCAGGTGAACCTATAATTAAACGCTTTCACTGGCGTTGCCGCATGAATTGAGTTATTTAATGTGGTCAAATGCTCTGCAATATGTACCGGTGATTGCGTACCACCTAAACCTAGATgatgagtttaattttttatcactaTTATTCTCATATAAGTTTGAACGGCTGCTAATAAGATATCACGGTGTCGCGGCGCACGTAGTCGGGCAATAGCAGTACGTGGTCCGTTACTGTTATTTTGATTTCTGCAACTTGAGTAAGTTGTATAATGTCATCTTTTGGAAGAGTAATGTTAACCGTTTTTGCCTGTCCCAAAGTATTTACAAGATTTTCACCTTCGTTTTCGGGGATTCCATTGATTTTCAAGTTGTTTTCGCGCACATATTGCTCAGCAAGATTTAACTTTGTGGAGGATCTTTGTATTCAAAGGTAAGTTGTTCATTTCGAGagttaaatgttttgtatagtAGCTGCACTAGTATCCAAATTTTCCTTTAAGCTATCGAAATTTTAGACAAGATTTTTGTTCAGAGTGTACGAAAACTTCACAGTATATGTAGTGGGGTGAGACAAGTCAGCACTATCTTATAACTCAAATcccaatagttttttttaaactgaatttAGAAAACGGACAATAATGAATAACAATAACTTTAGCGCAGTCAGCGCGAatgacttatatataataacttctaaataatttcaattttttttcgaaGAAGAAGGGGAAATGCTTTTTGCGATGTACgttaacaaatatacatatatatttaagtttttccaGTGACAATAACTGAGAAAAAAGGAATCAAGATAACTCAAATAAAGCTATATCACGTATCCACGGCCTAATTCTCATAGCGTTTatacttatttgaatttttatgagACAGTCTGTTGCTTTGTCTTAcc is part of the Vanessa atalanta chromosome 10, ilVanAtal1.2, whole genome shotgun sequence genome and encodes:
- the LOC125066981 gene encoding cathepsin L-like isoform X1 — protein: MRSLAVLLVVVAVVGADSFVDFILDEWKAFKLIHQKSYENEIEELFRMKIYAENKLKIKKHNQLFESGQVTYRLGVNKYADMLQHEFMTMNGFNRTANSGKGTYLLSVGSVNKTPSLRGATYLPPANVAIPELVDWRSLGAVTEVKDQGSCGSCWAFSTTGSLEGQQFRKSNILVSLSEQNLIDCSFAYGNLGCNGGLMPYAYTYIHENGGIDTEESYPYEECVKTCRFDPVNVGAEVVGFMDLPEGDEEILKQAVANVGPVSVAIDASRVSFQLYSSGVYHDEQCSSSNLSHGVLVVGYGTDEEGGDYWLVKNSWGSSWGENGYIKMARNRGNNCGIASFGSYPLV
- the LOC125066981 gene encoding cathepsin L-like isoform X2, producing the protein MRSLAVLLVVVAVVGADSFVDFILDEWKAFKLIHQKSYENEIEELFRMKIYAENKLKIKKHNQLFESGQVTYRLGVNKYADMLQHEFMTMNGFNRTANVNKTPSLRGATYLPPANVAIPELVDWRSLGAVTEVKDQGSCGSCWAFSTTGSLEGQQFRKSNILVSLSEQNLIDCSFAYGNLGCNGGLMPYAYTYIHENGGIDTEESYPYEECVKTCRFDPVNVGAEVVGFMDLPEGDEEILKQAVANVGPVSVAIDASRVSFQLYSSGVYHDEQCSSSNLSHGVLVVGYGTDEEGGDYWLVKNSWGSSWGENGYIKMARNRGNNCGIASFGSYPLV
- the LOC125066981 gene encoding cathepsin L-like isoform X4; amino-acid sequence: MRSLAVLLVVVAVVGADSFVDFILDEWKAFKLIHQKSYENEIEELFRMKIYAENKLKIKKHNQLFESGQVTYRLGVNKYADMLQHEFMTMNGFNRTAKKNVNKTPSLRGATYLPPANVAIPELVDWRSLGAVTEVKDQGSCGSCWAFSTTGSLEGQQFRKSNILVSLSEQNLIDCSFAYGNLGCNGGLMPYAYTYIHENGGIDTEESYPYEECVKTCRFDPVNVGAEVVGFMDLPEGDEEILKQAVANVGPVSVAIDASRVSFQLYSSGVYHDEQCSSSNLSHGVLVVGYGTDEEGGDYWLVKNSWGSSWGENGYIKMARNRGNNCGIASFGSYPLV
- the LOC125066981 gene encoding cathepsin L-like isoform X6, translating into MRSLAVLLVVVAVVGADSFVDFILDEWKAFKLIHQKSYENEIEELFRMKIYAENKLKIKKHNQLFESGQVTYRLGVNKYADMLQHEFMTMNGFNRTAKKKSSILRGATYLPPANVAIPELVDWRSLGAVTEVKDQGSCGSCWAFSTTGSLEGQQFRKSNILVSLSEQNLIDCSFAYGNLGCNGGLMPYAYTYIHENGGIDTEESYPYEECVKTCRFDPVNVGAEVVGFMDLPEGDEEILKQAVANVGPVSVAIDASRVSFQLYSSGVYHDEQCSSSNLSHGVLVVGYGTDEEGGDYWLVKNSWGSSWGENGYIKMARNRGNNCGIASFGSYPLV
- the LOC125066981 gene encoding cathepsin L-like isoform X5 — its product is MRSLAVLLVVVAVVGADSFVDFILDEWKAFKLIHQKSYENEIEELFRMKIYAENKLKIKKHNQLFESGQVTYRLGVNKYADMLQHEFMTMNGFNRTIRSILHTPSLRGATYLPPANVAIPELVDWRSLGAVTEVKDQGSCGSCWAFSTTGSLEGQQFRKSNILVSLSEQNLIDCSFAYGNLGCNGGLMPYAYTYIHENGGIDTEESYPYEECVKTCRFDPVNVGAEVVGFMDLPEGDEEILKQAVANVGPVSVAIDASRVSFQLYSSGVYHDEQCSSSNLSHGVLVVGYGTDEEGGDYWLVKNSWGSSWGENGYIKMARNRGNNCGIASFGSYPLV